AGTGCCGGCGAAACCATATCCCAGAGTGCCGGGTACTGCAGGTCGTTGCCCGTGTACACCTGATGGGTGTAGTTTTCGGTGAGCCGTCGGAACCCGTAGATGCTGTGTTTGTCCGGGCGAACGCCCGTCGCGATCGAAGGCCACGCGAGCGGCGTCGTCGCAGGGGTGGTGCTGTCGAGCGAACCTGCCGCGCCGTCTGCCATAAGCGTCGCGAAATGTTCGAGCTCTCCTGCTTCGACCCACTGTTCGATAAGATACCACGGAACGCCGTCTAAGCCGAGGACGAACGCTCTCGTTTGAGTTTGTTGGTTCATGATATATGACTGCTTGAAAGTCGCCGTTCGCGTCGTCTCATAGACGGAGCGAAGCGGTTCTCCCGCGTGTTCGTGATTGCAATTCAGCCGGATTTCATTTTGTTATGCGCGAATTACGCACTCATCGTCGAATTCTGACTCTGGTTAGCCTCCGTATTCTGGTGGAGTAAGTAGACGCGAACGTCACCGTTCGTGTGCACCTGTGCGATGTCTGGCGTCGAATCCAGGTGGTTGAATCCGGCTTCCGAGTAGCGCACCCCTTTGTACACGTCGAGTTCGAGTTGCGTGTTGACGTCACTGAAGATGATGTACCGACTCTCGTCGTAGTAGTTCAACAGCGTGCCGCCGTCGAACGCATTCTTTTCCACCACCGCGGACGACCCGGGAACGAAGTCGTCTTCGTTCACGAACGGCGTCCCGTAGTACGCGTGAACGAACCGCTCTGGGCCGGCCTGAATACCAGTGTACGGAACGTTCATCGCCTGATAGTCGAAGGCGGTCTCGTAGCCGTGCATCTGCATCTCCGTGACCTGTTGTGACGGCTGGTAGATATACGGCGATGCAAACACCGTCATCGTGCTCAGCGGTAACAGGACCACGAACACGAGGACTGCGACCGTTCCGAGCGTGCGCGTAGAGGTGCGCTGTGAGAGTCGGTCGAACGCCCACGACAGCATGACTGCCCCGAGGATGGTGATGAGCACCATGATGAAGCCAAGATAGCGGAAGCGCTGGGTCGACCCCTGTAGCAACGAGAACAGCAGGAACATCCCGCCGAGTGGAATCATCGAGAGCGTGAGATACTTGATGATGCCGTCACTGGACGGGAACGACCGCTCGAACGTCTTTCTTAAGTTCAGCCCCATGAGCAGCGCGGCGAGCGCAAGGAAGACGGCGCTCACGAAGAACAGCTTTACGAACAGCTCTCCGAGGCTGCCACCGATTGCCGCGAGTGAGGCACCGCGCTGGTCGATGGCGCCGGTCTCCGTGACGCCGAACAGGATGGCGTTGACGATGGTGTCGAGCGTCTGGGTGGTGCGCGGGTTGCGCGGTGCCCAGAGTAAGAAGATGGTGATGAGATACACCGTGTGTGCGTAGAGCGGGCGGTGGTTGCTGATGGCGTGTTCGCTGCGCAGCTGCCGGAACACCAGTTGTAAGAACGCAATCGAGGCGTAGATGAGGATGACGTTGCCAGCCACCTGCGGGTGGATGAGCAAGATCGCCGCGAGCGCCACCGCCAGGAGAATCGCAGACGGCGTAATTGAGAGCCGCCCGACCGAGATAGCCCCCTCTGTGTTCGTCAGATAGCGAACGGTGAGGTAAAGCACGAGTGGGAGGTAGAGAATCGCCTCCGTGCTCGGGTGTGGCTGTAAGTGGACGCTGATGTTGTTAATTGGTAACACGAGCAGGGCGGAGAACACACCGAACAGGAGGGCGTGTTTGGTTTTGGCGATGAGGTGGACAGTCAGTCCCGTAAAGAGGACAAACGAGACGAAGTAGGCGAGCACGAGGAACTCTGTCGCTCGTTCGAGGGACATTCCAGTGACCTGCTTGATGAACAACGTAGCGGTGTGAATCCCTGGGTAGAGGAAGTAGACGGGATTGAGGACGCCGTTTTGGATATCTTTCATCCACCCGAGGTGAGTGAGCGCATCGCCCGCGCCGACGAAGAAGTAGCCCCGAATGATCGGGAGCGCCGCAATCGCGACGAGCACCACGACAGCGAGCGCGAGCGCGAGCTTTCGCAGGTGATTCTCGGGGGATACCCACCACGAAACGGTGAGTGCCACGAGCATCGCGATGGCCATACCGGCCCAGAAGGCGAGCGGCGTCGCGTCGTAAATCGAGATTTCGTAGGCTGTTGCGGGTGCATTGTACGCTGACACGAGGCCGACGTAGAGTGCGACGAACCCCACAATGAGCGCGAATTTGCTCGTGCGCCCCCTCGATTGGGCGTGCTCTGCGGGGTAGTCAGTAGTCTGTGGCTGGCGGATGGATCGAGTCATAGCTGTGCGTTACCTGTCATAGCCTCGCAGTCAGTTTTGTTATGGGTCTCTTACCACACCTCTCGGGCGAGCGACTGGCTCGGGAGTCGGATTCGGTGGAAGAGCGGACCCGTATCGATTCTTGGGGTGGGAACGCTGTCTATAACAATACGACTGGCACGCGGAGATATGCCAACGAATGCTACAGTTAACCTCACAGGGGACCACGCCAGTAGGCGGCGCAGAACGGGTGGTGTCTGCGGGCGAATCGTCCTCGACCGACCCCACGTTCTGGCTGTGTCTCACCCACGACGTAGACCGGCCGTACAAGGGCTACCAGTCGCTCTACTACGCGCTCAAACAGCGCGACCCGTACCACCTGCAAACGCTCCTGCCGAACGTCAACCCGTACTGGCAGTTTGAGAACATCATGGCCCTAGAGGAGTCGCTCGGGGTCCGCTCTGCGTTCTACTTCCTGAACGAGAAACGCCTGTTCCGGGACAAACCGCCCCGTGAGTGGCTCAACCCGAAGAGCTGGCAGCTCTACGCCGGGCGCTATGACATCCACGACCCGGCCATCGTCAACGTCATCCGACGGCTCGACGAGGGGGGCTGGGAGGTCGGCCTCCACGGCTCGTACGACTCGTACAACGACTTCGAACGTCTCAAATTCGAAAAGGAGACGCTCGAAGCCATCCTCGGCCACGAAATCGTCGGCGGCCGCCAACACTACCTGAACCTAGAGATTCCAACGACGTGGGAGTACCACCGGGAACTCGGCCTCAAATACGACGCCTCGCTCGGGTCGAGCAGCGAGTACGGGTTCGACCACGGCTACGACGTCCACCGCCCGTTCGACGACGACTTCGTCGTGTTCCCGCTCGCCTACATGGAAAACGCGATTCCCGATCCCGGCGTGGACTTCGAGTTCGCCTGGCAGGAGTGCAAGCGCGTCCTCGACGAAGCGTACGAAAACCGCGCCGTCATGACCATCCTCTGGCACCCGATGAAGTTTGCAGCGCGCGACTTCCCCGGCCAGCGAGAACTCTACCAGCGCATCATCGAGTACGCCCAGGCGCTCGGCGCGTGGGTCGGCCCACCGGGGGAGCTTTATGCGCAGCGCTCGGCGCGATTTGAAGCCGAGGTTGCACCTGACCGGGCGCGGTCATAGGCGACGCATTTTCCAGTCGAATGGCTCTGCTGAACGTTAGACGGGAAGTCCCTTTTTGTAGACTATCCAGTACGAGAGAGGAATCGTTATCAGCAGAATTACTGGAATGGTACGAACCTGAGTGAACGGGTCCGGAGGAGTCAGCATGGCACCAACGCCAAAACCGAGGCTGACCAGCAACACAGAGACGATTAGAAACTGCGTCCACAACCGTTGGTTCATATGTAGAATATGTTGTTTGATATATATTACTCTGTCCCACACGCTGCTGAAAACTCACTCTCTGTCAAACACCTCAACTGAAACCGCTGGTCACAATTCCACCGACGAAGAAACCTCAGTTCGCTTCGAGCACTTGCTCGTAGACGGCGTGGATGCGTTCGGCCATCGACTCGAGGCTCATCGTCTCGATTGCCCACTGTCTGCTCTCCGGGAGGTGGTCTGCGGTCAACAGCGCCAGGAGGCCCTCGGTGAGTTCCTCGTCCGTGTTGGCGATGACGGCTGAGCCAACACCGCCGAGTTGCTGCTGGATGTCGCCGACGTCCACCGAGACGACGGGCAGGTTGCAGGCGAGGGCTTCTTTCGTCGCGTTCGGTGACCCCTCGCGCTTGGAGGTGAGCAACATCACATCTGCTGCGTTCATGTACAGTGGCATATTCTCGTGTTCGACTTTGAACACGGTTTGCAGGTGGATGTCTCTGCCGAGGCGCTCTTGCGCGGCCGTCACGACGCGCTTTGCCCGCGGGTAGTCTTTGATTTCCCGGGAGGCTGGATAGGGAAAGAGTACGTACGTCGCGTCCTGGTCCCAGCCGAGTTGTTCGCGGGCGACCGCTTTGTCCATCGGGCGAAACAGCTCGGTGTTGACGCCGTGGGGGATGACATGACAGTCCATCCCGAGTTCGTCGGCCATCTCCTGGGACATGACGATGACAGCATCGGCTCGCCGTGCGCAGAGTTTGCTGATCGGGCCGAACGTCCCCATCAGGTCTGACCCCCACAGCGACAACACCACCGGGAGGTTCGGCTGGAACACCGCGCCTGGTGCGGTCAGCCCGGAGTTGGCGTGAATGAGGTCGTAATCGCCGAACGATTCCTTTATCGCGCTGCCGTAGAACCGAACGTAGTCGGTCGGAGGGCGGGTCTCTTTGATATCGTCTGTCATCAAGCGCATCTCTGAGACGCCGAAGTCCGTACAGTCGACGCCCCGTTGTTCTAATGCGTGAACCTGCTGTTTGAAAAACGACGCCGATGGGCTCGTCACGAGGTTCAGGACGCGAAGTGGCCGATTTCTCTTTTCGATGGACAGCGACTGTGCCGACGTGTGTTTAATCATTGTGGTTCTGTAACTTCTCCGGACGGTGATTCCACGACAATTTGTCGGGGACGTTTCTGCCCGCTTGCTTTCCAGATGAGTTCAACGAGCTGGGCGGTCACGTCGCCTTTCTCGGCGAGCAGTACGTCGCGCTTTTCGCGCCACAGTGTTTTCGTTTCTGGTTGTTCGACGATAGCTTTCACCTTAGCCAGTGCGGCCACCTCGTCCGCGTACGCGAACATGAGACCGTAGTGGTGTTCGAGTTCGTAGAAGATGCTCTCTGAGTCCTTGCTCACCATCGAACTCACGCGAACGGCGGGTGTCCCGAGGATGGCAGCTTCAGAAGACATCGTTCCCGAGTCACCCACGTAGAGGTCCGCATAGTAGAGCAGGTGGTGGACGAGATGCGAGGGGATGGGGAGTTGATACTCGGCGAACTCCTCTGGGAGCGGACTCTCGCTCGTGATGTACACTTTCCCGTGGGCCGAGAGGTACTCGACGAGTTCGCGCTTGCCGTCGGGAGAGAGACCCGTAAAGCCCACGTCGTGGAAGGCGTCCCAACCGGCGAATCGGAGGACGAAGTAGGTCTCCTCCGGGTCCACGCCGAACTGTTCTAACGCCGCCGGGTCGGGCGTGAAGTAGTTCGGGTGCAGGTAGGCCAGCTCTTGGAAGTCCATCAGGTGGTGGTCGACGCCGTCGTGTGGCGGTTCGATGCTCGGTGGCGTGCAGTACACGTCGATGAACGGGTGGGTGAGCACGGCGTAGGCGCGGTCGATAGCCGGCGACTTGATTTCCGTGTCCATGACGATGACGTTTGGCGCGCGAAGGAGCTTCGAGACGTGGACGAGCGGCGGGTTCAGCCGGCCGACGACGACGTCGGGGTTGAACTTTCGAGCTGTGTTGAGCATCCGCACCTCGCGGACGGCCCACTCCGCGAACAGGCCAAGCGTTCCGGGTCGCCGACCCGAGAGGGGGATGTGCTTGATGTCGTAGGCGTCCAGTAGTTCCGTGGTCATCTCCTTAGTGCGCGAGGTGACGAGCACGTTGACGCCATCGGCTTCGAGTTCCCAGATGGCGTGCTTGAACAGGTGTACGTGGGCGGGGTGATTGATGTCGAAGAGGACGTTCATCGGTCAGTCTCCTGTCCACTGGCGAGCTGGTAGCGCGAAGCTTCACTCGAATTCCACGTCCACTGTTGCTGACATCGTGACTGCCAGACTGTCAGTATGATACTCATGTTGGTGATGCTACGCCGGATTTTTGTTTTGTTATGTGTGGCCTGACGAGGCACGAAAGCCGGGTTTAACGTTCTTTTTATCGCGACTGTCGTCAATCAAAGCCGATTTCCATCACTCACACGCGCGTGAAAAGTAGCATACAGTGACCGTCACCACTGCAGATATCGGTCCGCAACACGGCCAATTCGACTGTTTTACCGGCGAGTGGTCATCAATCCTACCGCTTTGAAACGCACTGCACGGGCGGGTGTTGACACAAAAGTTATTCCAAATCGCAAATGCCAGTATTTCCCGAAATTCTGCAAATAGAGGCTATGAGGCGGTTGATTACGGGTTGGAATTCATGTATCTGGTCGTGAAAAAATGGTAGTTCGCACGGGGTTGGTTGTAGTTGGTAGTAATTATGCCCGAACTCACTTTAGGTGGACGCAGATTCCTCAAACATGGAACGACGCAGTGGTGAGAAACTCGGTAGAAATAAGCAATTAATCAACCGTCGCAACTACCTCCGCGCAGTCGGAGTCGGTGCGATGTCTCTCGGTGCGCTGGGCGCTGCAAGTGGCACTGCAGCGGCCGCGGAGTATGAGACGATTAATGTCGGTGCGGGCGAGGACAAAACGCTCAACGTTGGGAGCGGTGAGACCTTAGAAAACGTGCTCATTGACGTGAGCGCATCCGGTGCGGATTTGCTGATTAAAGCAGAAGGTAACGACTGGACCATCCGGAATGTTGGTATCAAAGGACAGTTCGACGTCGGTGAAGATGGTGGTCACGGGTACGTCATCCGTTTTGACGGGAACGGCGTCATCGAGAACGTCTACCTCGGCGACGGGTTTACGTTCGGGAAATCCTCAAAGGGCGCGATGCTCTCTGGTCCGGAACACGCCGGTCACGTCACGATTCGTAATTGCTATGTCGCTGGGTGGAGCGACAACGCGATCTACGCGGCCGGGTCCGGTCGCGTCACTGGCCCCGGGCAGACGGACGGGCAGGGCGGCAATTACACGTTCGAGAACTGTTATTTCCGCGACAACAACATCTCCCACCTCCGCCTTGCGGCGGACGGGACCACGGTCAAGGGGTGTGTGTTCCACAACACCAACCGCGTGCGCCCCGAGATGAACACGTCGGCGGGAGATTCCGACGTCGTGAACAGTCGTGGCATCTACACCGGGTATGGCGACCCCTCCCAGGTCATCACGGTCGAGGACTGCGACTTCAACATTACCGGCCAGAACACGTGTAACTCGGACGAGTGGGACTACAGCGCCTGTGGCGCATCCGTGGCCCACTCGGGCACGCACAGCACGTACGGCGAGTGTAGTACCGTTCGATTCGTTGAGTCTCGCATCAACGGCCAGACTCACGGCGACCATGTCGAGGTTCGCTCTTCGACCGAGACGGGGGCAGATGCGCCGAACATTTCGGTTCCTGCGGGCGTCCCCCAGTCCGCAGAGGAAGCAGCAGGCGGGAGTGCAGCAAGCACCCAGAGCGAACCCGAGACGCAGACGGCAGACGACACCGGTTCGAGCGACCAGTCGAACGTCCTCTCCATCCGCGGCGTGAAAGGTGAGGTCACGAATTACGAACTCGTCGTCTCTGGCAGTCTTTCCCAGAGCGAAGCTAACGACGCGACCATCGACGAAGAAGAGCGCGTTAAGGAATCCAGTGCGACCGGTGCGGTCGCGGGTGGTACCGACAGCTACGAGTTTGGCGGAGAGCTCGAGACGCTCTCGCTCGATGGCGAAGCGACGATCACGCTGAACGGCGAAGAAATCGACCCCGAAGATTACTAAGCGCTCTCGCAATCTGCGCGAACCGTTTTTTCGCACTCACGGTGACCTGGTGAGCAATACTTCGACGCGAGTACCTTCGGCTCACGCTGAGAGGATGTCATCGAGGCGTGTCTGCTGGCTCTACTCGAGGCGTTTCTTCATGAAGTGAAAGCGTACGCACCCACCGCAGGTGCGCGCACACCGTGTACACCCTCGAACAGTCATCAGTCGTGAGGTCACGAAAGCCATACATAGCCCGTTAATCCGCTCCTAACCTATCTTCTTTCCCGACTCGTTTGCGGTCGGGACTCAGCGATTTGTGATATTCAGAAACGCGTGAATATTAATTGAAATCCAGCCTTTCAGTCGTGAAAATATGTAAACTGGTACGTACCTGTTGGTATCTGGTATCGAAGTCGGCGGAAATCTCTTTTATAGGACGTAAATTCCTCAAACATGGAACGACGCAGTGGTGAGAAACTCGGCAAAAATGATAAATTAATCGACAGACGGGACTACCTCAAGGTTCTTGGCTCATCCGTTGTGGCGGCGAGTGCCGTGAGCGCTGCAAGTGGCACTGCAGCGGCCGCGGAGTACGACACGATTACTGTCGGCCAAAACGAGCGCCGAAGTATTTCGGTTGGAAGCGGTGAGACCTTAGAAAACGTGCTCATTGACGTGAGCGCATCCGGTGCGGACCTGCTGATTAGAGCAGAAGGCGACAATTGGACCATCCGGAATGTTGGTATCAAAGGACAGTTCGACGTCGGTGAAGACAACGGCTATGGCTACGTATTCCGTTTCGACGGGAACGGCCTCATCGAGAACGTCTACCTCGGCGACGGCTTCAAATGGGGTATCTCGAGTAAAGGTGCGATGCTCTCTGGTCCGGAACACGCCGGTCACGTCACGATTCGTAATTGCTATGTCGCTGGGTGGAGCGACAACGCGATCTACGCCGCGGGTTCGGGCCGTGTGAGCGGTCCTGGTCAGACGGACGGGCAGGGCGGGAATTACACGTTCGAGAACTGTTATTTCCGCGACAACAACATCTCTCACCTTCGCCTTGCGGCGGACGGGACCACGGTCAGAGGGTGTGTGTTCCACAACACGGGCAACGTTCGGCCAGAGATGAACACGTCGGCGGGAGATTCCGACGTCGTGAACAGTCGCGGTATCTACACCGGGTACGGCGACCCCTCCCAGGTCATCACGGTCGAGGACTGCGACTTCAACCTCACTGGGACAAACACCTGTAGCACCGACGAATGGGACTACAGTATCTGTAGTTCCTCGGTCGCCCAGTCGAGTACGCACAGCACGTACGGCGACTGCAGTACGGTAAGCATCGAGAACTCCCGCATCAATGGACGTACTATCGGTGAGTTCGTCGAGGTTCGCTCTTCGACCGAGACCGGGCCAGACGCGCCGAACATTTCGGTTCCTGCGGGCGTCCCCCAGTCCGCAGAGGAAGCAGCAGGCGACAGCGCGTCGTCGACTGACAGCACGACCACTACCTCTGACAGCATTACGGATACAACGGACACCTCTACGGGGAGTGTCCTCTCTATCACGGGCGCAGATGGGCAGGTTACGAACTACGAGTTCGCTGTCACGGGCTCACTCGAAAAGAGCGACGCGAACAACGCAACGATTGACTCTGGTGATGAACTCTCAGGGTCGAGTGCGACCGGTGCGGTCGCAGGCGGCACCGACAGCTACGTGTTCGAGGGTGATTTTACCACGTTCACCCTCGACGGTGCGGCCACGGTTACGGTTGATGGGACGGAGGTCGACCCTGCGGACTTAGTTACTGCAGAGTCGACCGATGAACCAGACGTTCTGAGTATCACTGGTGACCAGTCTTCCAGTGTCGTCAGATACGAAGTCACCGTGAGCGACGAGATTACGAAAACCACGGCCAACGACGCGACGAAAGACCCAAGCGACGACATCTCGGGAACGACAGCCGAGGGAGCCGTTGGTGGCGGGACTGACAGCTACGAAATTGTCGGTGACATCCTCAACCTTACTCTCGATGGACCGGCGACGGTGACACTCAACGGCACGGAAATTGATCCCAGCGATTTCGGTTTCGATAACGTCATCACTATCTCTGGTGGCAGTCCGCAGAACCAACTCGAATACGAGTTCTCGGTCAGTGATGGCCTTCAAAAAAGCGACGCCAACAATGCGACCATCGATTCTGAGGACCAGATCTCTGGTACCACTGCTGCCGGGAAAGTTGCAGGTGGTTCCGACAGCTACACGTTCGCCGGTGAAATCACGAGCTTCGATGGGGCTGCCGACCTGACGGTCACAGTGAATGGTTCGGCGGTAGATCCAAGCTCCCTCTAAGCACCGTTAAACGACGGTTAAACCACTACGTGCCAGTCTATTTTTTTCAAGCGTAACTTCACGAACGATACAGTGCCCACAGCGCGCGGAAGCCTGCCCATAACAAGGTACCAATCCGTCTTATTGCTATCCAGAACGGGAGCGTGTGCAGCCGTTCGGGAATGAATTTACAATGACTGATGAATCGACGTGGGGACATGACTCCTCATATATGCAAATTCCAGGGATGGACCTGGGGGTGGGTCTCGTGTACCTTCTGCTCAGCATCTCTTTCGTGATGTACGTAAACGATACGGTGATTCGGACGCTCATTGGGTTGCCGCTCATCCTATTCGTCCCCGGATACACGCTCTTGTTGGCGTTGTACCCACACCGACACGTAGTTAAAGAACAGGTGGACGGCTGGACACTTGACGACGACCTCGAAGGGTCGGTCCCGGTAAACAGGTTCGTCAGCGAACGTGGTCTCAGTCTCGGAACGAGACTGGCGCTTTCATTTGGGCTCAGCCTCGGATTGCTCGCTCCACTCGCAATAGTGTTGTCAGTGCTTGGCTTTGCGTTTACACTCGAAACGCTACTTGGCAGTATTAGCGTCTTCATCCTGATTACACTCGTCGTCGGGTCGATTCGCCGAAGAGCAGTCGCTCCCGAGGACCGATTTGTGTTGCCGATCGAAGCGTGGTTCTCCCACGTTTCTTCGGCGCTGTTCAACGCCGATACCAAAGTTGATTCCGCATTAAACCTCGCGCTCGCCATCGTCGTCATCATTTCGATGGTCGGCTTTGCCTACGCCCTTGCCGTGCCCAACTACGGCGAACAGTACACCGAATTCTCGCTCGGAACGCAGACAGCTGCTGGTCAGTTTAAGTTCACCGGCTACCCAACCCAGTTCGAACAGGGCGT
This sequence is a window from Haladaptatus sp. QDMS2. Protein-coding genes within it:
- a CDS encoding glycosyltransferase, which produces MIKHTSAQSLSIEKRNRPLRVLNLVTSPSASFFKQQVHALEQRGVDCTDFGVSEMRLMTDDIKETRPPTDYVRFYGSAIKESFGDYDLIHANSGLTAPGAVFQPNLPVVLSLWGSDLMGTFGPISKLCARRADAVIVMSQEMADELGMDCHVIPHGVNTELFRPMDKAVAREQLGWDQDATYVLFPYPASREIKDYPRAKRVVTAAQERLGRDIHLQTVFKVEHENMPLYMNAADVMLLTSKREGSPNATKEALACNLPVVSVDVGDIQQQLGGVGSAVIANTDEELTEGLLALLTADHLPESRQWAIETMSLESMAERIHAVYEQVLEAN
- a CDS encoding polysaccharide deacetylase family protein; translated protein: MLQLTSQGTTPVGGAERVVSAGESSSTDPTFWLCLTHDVDRPYKGYQSLYYALKQRDPYHLQTLLPNVNPYWQFENIMALEESLGVRSAFYFLNEKRLFRDKPPREWLNPKSWQLYAGRYDIHDPAIVNVIRRLDEGGWEVGLHGSYDSYNDFERLKFEKETLEAILGHEIVGGRQHYLNLEIPTTWEYHRELGLKYDASLGSSSEYGFDHGYDVHRPFDDDFVVFPLAYMENAIPDPGVDFEFAWQECKRVLDEAYENRAVMTILWHPMKFAARDFPGQRELYQRIIEYAQALGAWVGPPGELYAQRSARFEAEVAPDRARS
- a CDS encoding DUF354 domain-containing protein, with the protein product MNVLFDINHPAHVHLFKHAIWELEADGVNVLVTSRTKEMTTELLDAYDIKHIPLSGRRPGTLGLFAEWAVREVRMLNTARKFNPDVVVGRLNPPLVHVSKLLRAPNVIVMDTEIKSPAIDRAYAVLTHPFIDVYCTPPSIEPPHDGVDHHLMDFQELAYLHPNYFTPDPAALEQFGVDPEETYFVLRFAGWDAFHDVGFTGLSPDGKRELVEYLSAHGKVYITSESPLPEEFAEYQLPIPSHLVHHLLYYADLYVGDSGTMSSEAAILGTPAVRVSSMVSKDSESIFYELEHHYGLMFAYADEVAALAKVKAIVEQPETKTLWREKRDVLLAEKGDVTAQLVELIWKASGQKRPRQIVVESPSGEVTEPQ
- a CDS encoding DUF1616 domain-containing protein encodes the protein MQIPGMDLGVGLVYLLLSISFVMYVNDTVIRTLIGLPLILFVPGYTLLLALYPHRHVVKEQVDGWTLDDDLEGSVPVNRFVSERGLSLGTRLALSFGLSLGLLAPLAIVLSVLGFAFTLETLLGSISVFILITLVVGSIRRRAVAPEDRFVLPIEAWFSHVSSALFNADTKVDSALNLALAIVVIISMVGFAYALAVPNYGEQYTEFSLGTQTAAGQFKFTGYPTQFEQGVPQELVVAVSNQEGENTKYTVVVELQRVETGDGSVQVIEREELTRFTGSVEDGQTWYQDHELTPTMTGEDLRLSYMLYKGDAPAAPSTENAYRNLFIWVTVDEST